Proteins co-encoded in one Glandiceps talaboti chromosome 22, keGlaTala1.1, whole genome shotgun sequence genomic window:
- the LOC144452119 gene encoding hematopoietic prostaglandin D synthase-like, with amino-acid sequence MTRYRLTYFNVRGVAEQARLILAAAAGVDYDDVRFEIEGEQWKTEKATGKYPFREMPILEFDGVLLAQSRAIARYLAKEHGLAGKDNLENAKIDMITDACQDLFQGYIKFYFYEKDEEKKKVLELEYNTNKLPAILRGLEKILKDNNGGNGYFVGDGLTWADLTFLAQMDYNLSQDATLLDDYPKLKSLRERVMALPKIADWLEKRPKTEI; translated from the exons ATGACTAGATATCGACTTACGTATTTTAACGTCCGTGGAGTTGCCGAACAAGCACGGCTGATCTTAGCTGCTGCTGCTGGCGTGGATTATGATGATGTCCGCTTCGAAATTGAAGGCGAGCAGTGGAAGACAGAAAAGGCGACCGGTA AATACCCATTTAGAGAAATGCCGATTCTCGAATTCGACGGTGTTCTCCTTGCCCAGTCAAGAGCGATAGCTAGATACCTTGCCAAGGAACATG gACTTGCAGGCAAGGATAACCTTGAGAATGCAAAAATTGATATGATTACTGATGCATGTCAGGACTTGTTCCAGGGCTATATAAAGTTCTATTTTTATGAGAAAGACGAAGAAAAGAAA AAAGTTCTGGAATTGGAATATAACACAAACAAATTACCAGCTATCCTTAGAGGCCTAGAGAAGATATTGAAAGACAACAACGGGGGAAATGGATACTTTGTTGGAGATGGC CTTACATGGGCAGACCTTACTTTCCTGGCACAGATGGACTACAATTTATCACAAGATGCAACTCTATTGGATGACTATCCCAAATTGAAGAGTTTACGTGAACGCGTGATGGCACTGCCGAAAATTGCAGACTGGCTTGAGAAACGACCGAAGacagaaatatga
- the LOC144452121 gene encoding hematopoietic prostaglandin D synthase-like yields the protein MPKYRLTYFNIRARGEVSRLLFAAAGVDYEDVRIATENWPSEKTSGKFPFGQMPILEVDGITIAQSYAIARFLANEFGFAGESNLDKAKVDMIADAIEDLGNAMGKMYFEKDEAKKAELYKDLVTKKIPSNLAALEKILTENRGGSGYLVGNKLTWADLAFLAHTDYYFGEPLKQAGLMNPHSKLIALRERLLVEPKLRRWLNTRPRTDI from the exons ATGCCGAAATATAGACTGACATATTTCAACATTCGGGCTCGTGGCGAAGTTAGCCGACTATTGTTTGCTGCTGCTGGTGTGGACTATGAAGATGTTCGGATAGCGACAGAGAATTGGCCAAGTGAAAAGACATCAGGGA AATTCCCTTTTGGTCAGATGCCAATATTGGAAGTGGATGGAATAACAATTGCACAGTCTTATGCGATAGCACGGTTTCTGGCTAATGAATTTG GGTTTGCTGGAGAATCGAACTTGGATAAAGCCAAAGTTGACATGATAGCGGATGCCATCGAAGATTTGGGAAACGCAATGggaaaaatgtattttgagaaAGATGAAGCCAAAAAG GCCGAGCTTTATAAAGATTTAGTAACAAAGAAAATACCGTCAAATCTAGCTGCACTTGAGAAGATTCTCACTGAAAATCGAGGTGGTTCTGGCTACCTGGTAGGGAATAAG TTGACATGGGCCGATTTAGCTTTCTTAGCACACACAGATTACTACTTTGGAGAACCGCTAAAACAGGCCGGCCTCATGAACCCTCACTCTAAGCTGATCGCTCTGAGAGAACGACTCTTGGTTGAGCCCAAGCTCCGAAGATGGCTGAACACTCGCCCTAGGACGGATATctaa
- the LOC144452504 gene encoding uncharacterized protein LOC144452504, which produces MIAPRTAVLIPLYMVLFVAEANALQASYAYGYCDVQPNKNYNGPQVSGQVMLKQKVIGGFALGNVEINVDLTGFDPSGSGQHGFHVHEYGDLSNGCQSTGGHYNPFNKNHGDPSASERHVGDLGNIVMDFKGNVEQTIVDKVVTLQGRYSIYGRAIVVHELRDDLGLGGNEGSRTTGNAGARMACCIIGVSPGPAA; this is translated from the exons ATGATTGCACCAAGGACGGCTGTGCTCATCCCCCTTTACATGG TTTTATTTGTGGCAGAGGCCAACGCCCTCCAGG CGTCATATGCATACGGCTATTGTGATGTGCAGCCAAATAAGAACTACAATGGTCCACAAGTGTCGGGTCAAGTTATGCTAAAGCAAAAG GTAATTGGTGGGTTTGCACTTGGCAATGTAGAAATCAACGTCGATCTCACTGGCTTCGATCCGTCCGGTTCCGGACAACATGGCTTCCATGTTCACGAATATGGAGACCTAAGCAACGGTTGTCAGTCTACTGGAGGCCACTATAATCCATTCAACAAGAATCATGGCGACCCCTCAGCTAGCGAAAG GCATGTTGGTGACCTTGGTAACATTGTTATGGATTTCAAGGGAAATGTTGAACAGACAATAGTTGACAAAGTAGTCACTTTGCAGGGAAGATACTCGATTTATGGAAGAGCCATAGTG GTACATGAACTAAGAGATGATCTTGGGTTGGGAGGCAACGAAGGTAGCCGCACTACTGGAAATGCCGGGGCAAGAATGGCGTGTTGCATTATTGGAGTCAGCCCT